The Marinitoga hydrogenitolerans DSM 16785 genome window below encodes:
- a CDS encoding 2-oxoacid:acceptor oxidoreductase family protein, with product MKAFNIYLIGVGGQGIGLLSEVVIRAADKSNLNVRGVDTHGLAQRGGTVSSNIRIGDNINSPLIMKGKADLVIALERHEALRGMNEYSKDSSTVIYYDAVWQPLDVRLRRAKEIDNEIIQKVAKNRNINLIRVFLNDLKDARMQNMAVLATMAKYKLIPQINKTHYLEAINDLLSGDVLKKNIKLFERVYNN from the coding sequence ATGAAAGCTTTTAATATTTATTTGATTGGTGTTGGAGGTCAAGGAATAGGATTATTAAGTGAAGTTGTTATAAGAGCTGCAGATAAATCGAATTTAAATGTTAGAGGTGTTGATACACATGGATTAGCTCAAAGAGGTGGAACGGTTTCATCTAATATTCGTATTGGGGATAATATTAATTCTCCTCTTATAATGAAAGGAAAAGCTGATTTAGTAATAGCTTTAGAAAGACATGAGGCTTTAAGAGGAATGAATGAATATTCAAAAGACTCTTCAACAGTAATATATTATGATGCAGTATGGCAACCACTTGATGTAAGATTAAGGAGAGCTAAAGAAATAGATAATGAAATTATACAAAAAGTAGCAAAAAATAGAAACATAAATTTAATAAGAGTCTTTTTAAACGACTTAAAAGATGCTAGAATGCAAAATATGGCAGTTTTAGCTACAATGGCAAAATATAAATTAATTCCACAAATAAACAAAACACATTATTTAGAAGCTATAAATGATCTTTTATCAGGGGATGTTTTAAAGAAAAATATAAAATTGTTTGAAAGAGTTTATAATAATTAA
- a CDS encoding ferritin family protein, with product MKKNWIFFFEENDENLFQKRELKEITGGQIKNMTLDLTVVKMAYLIEDDFMNFYKKAAENVNNEEAKDLFNKLAKWEQTHRDILYGIYKELSADYWTKMNFTPLY from the coding sequence ATGAAAAAAAATTGGATATTTTTTTTTGAAGAAAATGATGAAAATTTGTTTCAAAAAAGAGAATTAAAAGAAATTACAGGTGGGCAAATAAAAAATATGACATTGGATTTAACCGTTGTAAAAATGGCATATTTAATTGAAGATGATTTTATGAATTTTTATAAAAAAGCTGCTGAAAATGTTAATAATGAAGAAGCTAAAGATTTATTTAACAAGTTAGCTAAGTGGGAACAAACACATAGAGATATTTTATATGGTATTTATAAAGAATTATCAGCAGATTATTGGACAAAAATGAATTTTACACCATTATATTAA
- a CDS encoding ferritin family protein: MNDGILGILNYALAKEIEGKDFYKTKLKTVSNIQLKEIFSMLVEMEQGHANYIKKLIEKYENEKKLDIFF; encoded by the coding sequence ATGAATGATGGGATTTTAGGAATATTAAATTATGCATTAGCAAAAGAAATTGAAGGTAAAGATTTTTATAAAACTAAATTGAAAACAGTTTCTAATATTCAATTAAAAGAAATTTTTTCTATGTTGGTTGAAATGGAGCAGGGACATGCAAATTACATAAAAAAATTAATAGAAAAATATGAAAATGAAAAAAAATTGGATATTTTTTTTTGA
- a CDS encoding inorganic phosphate transporter — protein MALAIGANDVANSMATAVGAKAITPKQAVIIAGVLEFVGATFFGKQVTDTIRKGILHLEILADPKLVIWGSMAALVGATIWLAIATYKSWPVSTTHSIVGGMVGYGIAAGGLAVVNWSKIFTITLSWIISPLVGLAVSFAMFKAISATILHSKNIKKNSKIWIPFFLGLAAFIIGLSFIVKTLHISITFKSIIYAILFGIFVSLIIMIYIIIKLKNVSDDPYIYVEEIFRKSQVVTSCYVALAHGANDVANAIGPVAAIYAAVMTGTVGAKAEIPRYILALGGVGIAIGVAIWGSRVMKTVGTEITELNNSRGFAIDFSTATTVLLASNMGMPISTTHTVVGSVIGNGLARGTGSINLGVIKDIFVSWFLTVPAAAIVSYIIFKIFSLFI, from the coding sequence ATGGCATTAGCTATTGGAGCTAACGATGTCGCGAACTCTATGGCTACCGCCGTTGGAGCAAAAGCTATAACTCCAAAACAGGCTGTTATCATTGCTGGAGTTTTAGAATTTGTTGGTGCTACTTTTTTTGGAAAACAAGTAACAGACACTATTAGAAAAGGTATTTTGCATTTAGAAATTTTAGCAGATCCGAAATTGGTTATTTGGGGGTCAATGGCAGCTTTAGTTGGTGCTACTATATGGCTTGCTATTGCTACATATAAATCATGGCCTGTTTCTACTACCCATTCAATTGTTGGAGGTATGGTTGGTTATGGTATAGCCGCAGGCGGTTTAGCTGTTGTTAATTGGTCAAAGATTTTTACTATTACTCTAAGTTGGATTATTTCTCCTTTAGTCGGTCTTGCTGTTTCTTTTGCAATGTTTAAAGCTATTTCTGCAACTATTCTTCATAGTAAAAACATTAAGAAAAATTCAAAAATTTGGATTCCTTTCTTTCTTGGTTTAGCTGCATTTATAATCGGTCTCTCTTTCATAGTAAAAACTCTACACATATCTATAACCTTTAAATCTATAATATATGCCATTCTATTTGGAATTTTTGTCTCTTTAATCATAATGATTTATATTATAATTAAATTAAAAAATGTTTCAGATGACCCATATATATATGTTGAAGAAATATTTAGAAAATCACAGGTTGTAACATCCTGCTACGTTGCTTTAGCACATGGTGCAAATGATGTTGCTAATGCAATTGGACCAGTTGCAGCAATATATGCTGCTGTTATGACCGGAACAGTTGGTGCTAAAGCTGAAATACCAAGATATATATTAGCATTAGGTGGTGTAGGAATTGCTATTGGCGTTGCCATATGGGGAAGTCGAGTTATGAAAACCGTTGGAACAGAAATTACTGAATTAAATAACTCAAGAGGTTTCGCTATAGATTTTTCAACTGCAACTACCGTATTATTGGCATCAAACATGGGAATGCCCATATCTACAACACATACTGTTGTAGGTTCTGTAATTGGTAATGGCTTGGCAAGAGGTACTGGTTCAATTAATTTGGGTGTTATAAAAGATATTTTTGTTTCATGGTTTTTAACGGTTCCAGCAGCAGCTATAGTGTCATATATTATATTTAAAATTTTCTCTCTGTTTATATAA
- the uvrB gene encoding excinuclease ABC subunit UvrB, translating to MNKFKLHSKYKPQGDQPEAIEKLIAGINKNYRFQTLLGVTGSGKTFTMANVIEKLNRPTLILSPNKILAVQLYREFKEFFPENRVEFFISYYDYYQPEAYLPGRDMYIEKDASINDVLQKMRLSTLKSVLTRRDVIVVASVSTIYASGNPEDFASINLKLEVGKEYNRRFILESLAKMLYTRSEEKHSGGIFRFKGDILEIYPPYEDFGIRVEFFDDEVEKIYSFDILNRTKIDFFDKITIYPANEFVTTEEKIKKAIDSIKNELEIRIKEFQKAGKLLEAQRIKQRTLMDMELLETLGHCKGIENYSRHFDNRKPGEPPWTLLDYFDDDFITFIDESHIAIPQLRAMWAGDHSRKKNLIDYGFRLPSAFDNRPLRFEEFLERIKQTIFVSATPGSFEFEHSEQIVEQIIRPTGLIDPEVIVKPTIGQVDDFIDELKNVIKRNERAIAVVLTKKDAEMLSDHLNLLGIKSTYLHSELDAMERSEVVRKLRSGEVDVVIGVNLLREGLDLPEVSLVAIMDSDREGFLRSETTLIQTIGRAARNVNGKVILYADKITEAMQNAIYETNRRRKLQMDYNEKNGIKPKSIIKELPKNIFEQFMEKVEKPEFIFEVAENTTPQEYIQLLELEMFKAASELRYEDAAKYRDEIKKVKKKYRIKK from the coding sequence ATGAATAAATTTAAATTACATTCAAAATATAAACCACAGGGAGATCAACCTGAAGCTATAGAAAAATTAATTGCTGGTATAAATAAAAATTATAGGTTCCAAACACTTCTTGGGGTTACTGGTTCAGGAAAAACCTTTACAATGGCTAATGTTATTGAAAAATTAAATAGACCTACTTTAATATTATCGCCAAATAAAATACTTGCTGTTCAATTATACAGAGAATTCAAAGAATTTTTTCCTGAAAATAGAGTGGAATTTTTTATCAGTTATTATGACTATTATCAACCAGAAGCTTATCTTCCTGGGAGAGATATGTATATTGAAAAAGATGCTAGTATTAATGACGTACTGCAAAAAATGAGACTTTCAACTTTAAAATCTGTTTTAACAAGAAGAGATGTTATTGTTGTAGCAAGCGTTTCAACTATATATGCTTCTGGTAATCCAGAAGATTTTGCTTCTATTAATTTGAAATTAGAAGTTGGTAAAGAATACAATAGGAGATTTATATTAGAATCTTTAGCAAAAATGTTATATACAAGATCTGAAGAAAAGCACAGTGGTGGAATTTTCAGATTTAAAGGTGATATATTAGAAATTTATCCACCTTATGAAGATTTTGGAATACGAGTAGAATTTTTTGACGATGAAGTTGAAAAAATTTATTCTTTTGATATATTGAATAGAACAAAGATAGATTTTTTCGATAAGATAACTATATATCCTGCAAACGAATTTGTTACAACTGAAGAAAAAATAAAAAAAGCCATTGATTCTATAAAAAACGAATTAGAAATTCGAATTAAAGAATTTCAAAAAGCTGGAAAATTACTAGAAGCTCAAAGAATTAAGCAAAGAACATTAATGGATATGGAATTATTAGAAACACTTGGACATTGTAAAGGAATAGAAAATTATTCAAGACATTTTGACAATCGAAAACCCGGCGAACCTCCGTGGACATTACTTGATTATTTTGACGATGATTTTATTACATTTATCGATGAATCACATATTGCTATTCCACAATTAAGAGCCATGTGGGCAGGAGATCATTCGCGAAAGAAAAATTTGATTGATTATGGTTTTAGATTACCTTCTGCTTTCGATAACCGGCCTCTAAGATTTGAAGAATTTTTAGAAAGAATTAAACAAACAATTTTTGTATCTGCTACTCCGGGTTCATTTGAATTCGAACATTCGGAACAAATTGTAGAACAAATTATACGACCAACTGGACTTATTGATCCTGAAGTTATTGTAAAACCTACTATTGGACAGGTCGATGATTTTATAGACGAATTAAAAAATGTTATTAAGAGAAACGAAAGAGCTATTGCTGTTGTTTTAACGAAAAAAGATGCAGAAATGTTATCAGATCATTTAAACTTATTAGGAATAAAATCCACATATTTACATTCTGAACTCGATGCCATGGAAAGATCTGAAGTTGTAAGAAAATTACGAAGTGGCGAAGTAGATGTTGTAATTGGAGTAAATTTATTAAGAGAAGGTCTCGATTTACCTGAAGTATCTCTTGTGGCTATCATGGATTCAGATAGGGAAGGTTTCTTAAGATCTGAAACAACATTAATTCAAACAATAGGTCGTGCAGCACGTAATGTAAATGGTAAAGTTATTCTATATGCTGATAAAATTACAGAAGCAATGCAAAACGCTATTTATGAAACAAATAGAAGAAGAAAATTACAAATGGATTATAATGAAAAAAATGGAATAAAACCAAAATCTATAATCAAGGAATTACCCAAAAACATCTTTGAGCAGTTCATGGAAAAAGTTGAAAAACCAGAATTTATTTTTGAAGTTGCAGAAAACACGACGCCTCAGGAATATATACAATTATTAGAATTAGAAATGTTTAAAGCTGCTTCTGAATTAAGGTATGAAGATGCTGCAAAATATAGAGACGAAATTAAAAAAGTAAAAAAGAAATATAGGATAAAAAAATAA
- a CDS encoding DUF47 domain-containing protein translates to MFQKFNPIEELIKHARIVEEASDYLPELFERYLNNKPIEDIVNKIDKLEDDADDIKRNFRQYLKRGHLYRFERSELLDFIDLQDKIIDLIEDVAKKMTFNKIDFDEEHKKMIYSIVDEIEKMLDHFKKTVKYIKVILESDFSKNTISSEEKDISEMKWFEKDIDNKLFEFGKWLYSQKNNMHPVDFLYVRELVLLLARIADVTQNVCDRIHILINE, encoded by the coding sequence ATGTTTCAAAAATTCAATCCCATAGAAGAGTTAATAAAACATGCGCGCATTGTAGAAGAAGCATCAGATTATTTGCCGGAATTATTTGAAAGATATCTAAACAATAAACCCATAGAAGATATTGTCAACAAAATTGACAAGCTTGAAGATGATGCTGATGATATCAAAAGAAATTTTCGTCAATATTTAAAGAGAGGTCATTTATACAGATTCGAAAGATCTGAATTGCTTGATTTTATCGATTTACAAGATAAAATTATAGATTTAATAGAAGATGTTGCAAAAAAGATGACATTTAATAAAATTGATTTTGATGAAGAGCATAAAAAAATGATTTACTCAATTGTTGACGAAATTGAAAAAATGCTTGATCATTTTAAAAAAACTGTAAAATATATAAAAGTTATATTAGAATCCGATTTTTCTAAAAATACAATTTCCTCTGAAGAAAAGGATATTTCTGAGATGAAATGGTTTGAAAAAGATATTGATAATAAATTATTTGAATTTGGAAAATGGTTATATTCACAAAAAAACAATATGCATCCTGTGGATTTTTTATATGTTCGAGAATTAGTGTTGCTACTCGCAAGAATTGCCGATGTTACACAAAATGTTTGTGATAGAATACATATTCTAATAAACGAGTAA
- a CDS encoding 6-phosphofructokinase codes for MKNAIYAQSGGVTSVINASAYGVIKAALNSKDIDNIYVAINGINGVFDENLADMKKEDPDQIELLKFTPSSAFGSCRRKIKTEDEFEKVFNIFEKYDIHYFFYNGGNDSMDTANKIHQYAKKIGYDLKVIGVPKTVDNDLPETDHTPGFGSIAKYLSVSILEGTLDVKSMAADSTKVFILETMGRHAGWVAASTALAKRHESDGPHIILIPEVPFNKEKFFKKVQETIKKYGYCSIAASEGIKYEDGSFVAARGYQDNFGNVQLGGIGSTLGNLLKTELNIKTHYAVPDYLQRSGRHISSQVDVNEAINVGAMAVKYALEGYSGYMVGIKRLMNDPYLSTTKLIPLENVANETKLIPDEFISEDGMFVNEKFIEYALPLIEGEYYPPFLNGIPVYARLKLEKIKK; via the coding sequence ATGAAAAATGCTATTTATGCTCAATCTGGTGGAGTTACCAGTGTTATAAATGCTTCTGCATATGGTGTTATTAAAGCTGCCTTAAATTCTAAAGATATTGATAATATCTATGTTGCAATTAATGGAATCAATGGTGTTTTTGATGAAAATTTAGCTGATATGAAAAAAGAAGATCCTGATCAAATAGAATTATTAAAATTCACACCTTCAAGCGCTTTTGGATCTTGTAGAAGAAAAATAAAAACTGAGGATGAATTTGAAAAAGTTTTTAATATATTTGAAAAATATGATATTCATTATTTCTTTTATAATGGTGGAAATGATTCGATGGATACAGCAAATAAAATTCATCAATATGCAAAAAAAATCGGATATGATTTAAAAGTTATTGGAGTTCCAAAAACTGTTGATAATGACTTACCAGAAACTGATCATACTCCAGGATTTGGATCCATCGCAAAATATTTATCTGTTTCTATTCTCGAAGGAACTTTAGATGTTAAAAGCATGGCTGCAGATTCAACAAAAGTATTTATTTTAGAAACAATGGGGCGTCACGCTGGATGGGTTGCTGCATCCACAGCTTTAGCAAAAAGACATGAAAGCGATGGCCCACACATTATTTTAATTCCCGAAGTGCCATTTAATAAAGAAAAATTTTTCAAAAAAGTTCAAGAAACTATTAAAAAATACGGATATTGTTCAATAGCTGCTTCTGAAGGAATTAAATATGAAGATGGAAGTTTTGTTGCAGCAAGAGGATATCAAGACAATTTCGGAAATGTTCAATTAGGTGGTATAGGTTCTACATTAGGTAATTTATTAAAAACAGAATTAAATATTAAAACACATTATGCTGTACCTGATTATTTACAAAGAAGTGGAAGGCATATTTCAAGTCAAGTGGATGTTAATGAAGCTATTAACGTTGGTGCGATGGCAGTAAAATATGCTTTAGAAGGTTATAGTGGATATATGGTAGGAATTAAAAGATTAATGAATGATCCATACTTAAGCACTACTAAATTGATCCCTTTAGAAAACGTAGCTAATGAAACCAAATTAATTCCTGATGAATTTATAAGTGAAGATGGTATGTTTGTAAATGAAAAGTTTATTGAATACGCATTACCTTTAATTGAGGGTGAATATTATCCACCATTTTTAAATGGAATACCTGTATATGCCAGATTAAAACTTGAAAAAATTAAAAAATAA
- a CDS encoding thiamine pyrophosphate-dependent enzyme, with translation MKTLGEILISERPISEIVMGNHALVRAMLESGVRVVTSYPGSPTPEIAEGIRNIPKEKNPMYFEFSVNEKVATEVAFGASMNGHLSTVFFKSVGLNVAADSFVQLGLFDLIGGMVIVLGDDPGANSSQNEQDNRHFSKLSYIPIFEPNSPREIYEMFKEAAKLSKELHMPVILRLTTHVCHAKQKIDFGELIIEKYDYSPKFDHINAPHIPIAARALEMKKRALEKLEKFKEISNNSKFNEYINNNNYKRGIIVSGLPYLSLLDVLEYTDQKIDILKIGITNPLPEKKIIEFLKTHEEVKILEELDDIMEKDIKALAFDNNINCKIIGKIDIEDWIGEYKPDKVYGILKKTWPDLLPNLDIKIPEIQLSPRPPQLCPGCGHRSAFHAIKYALKDTDITVADIGCHTLGYLEPYNMGQVLLSMGHSTSTASGLSLFNKTRNVVAFLGDSTLFHAGIPGIINAIFNNHNLTLIIMENGTTAMTGHQDLPSIGKNINGPTEAVPIRKMLEELGVKFIREVDTYQQSKLREYVLEAQKEKGLKVIIAKHPCMLKLTREQRKKGIYKNNKVEVTEKCDHQYVCISDFGCPAYQITPEGNVWVQEDLCIGDGSCVQTCPTNALSFKIVSKGGNR, from the coding sequence ATGAAAACTTTAGGAGAAATATTAATTTCTGAAAGACCAATAAGCGAAATAGTTATGGGGAATCATGCTCTTGTTAGAGCGATGCTGGAATCTGGAGTAAGAGTAGTTACGTCATATCCAGGGTCACCCACTCCAGAAATAGCTGAAGGTATAAGAAATATTCCAAAAGAGAAAAATCCTATGTATTTTGAATTTTCAGTGAATGAAAAAGTTGCAACGGAAGTAGCTTTTGGAGCATCAATGAATGGACATCTTTCAACGGTTTTTTTTAAAAGCGTAGGGTTAAATGTTGCTGCTGATTCATTTGTTCAACTCGGTCTATTTGATTTAATAGGTGGAATGGTGATAGTTTTAGGTGATGATCCAGGGGCGAATTCGTCTCAAAATGAGCAGGATAATAGACATTTTTCGAAATTATCTTATATCCCTATTTTCGAACCCAATTCTCCAAGAGAAATATATGAAATGTTTAAAGAAGCAGCAAAATTATCTAAAGAATTACATATGCCAGTGATTTTGAGATTAACTACACATGTTTGTCATGCGAAACAAAAAATAGATTTTGGTGAATTAATAATTGAAAAATATGATTATTCACCTAAATTTGATCATATTAATGCTCCACACATTCCTATTGCAGCAAGAGCTCTTGAAATGAAAAAAAGAGCATTAGAAAAATTAGAAAAGTTCAAAGAGATATCTAATAATTCCAAATTTAACGAATATATTAACAATAATAATTATAAAAGAGGAATTATAGTATCTGGTCTGCCTTATCTATCATTATTGGATGTTTTAGAGTATACAGATCAAAAAATAGATATTCTAAAAATAGGAATAACAAATCCTTTGCCAGAAAAAAAAATAATAGAATTTTTAAAAACACATGAAGAGGTTAAAATTTTAGAAGAATTAGATGATATTATGGAAAAAGATATAAAGGCATTGGCATTTGATAATAATATTAATTGTAAAATTATTGGAAAAATTGATATAGAAGATTGGATAGGTGAGTATAAGCCAGATAAAGTTTATGGCATTTTAAAAAAGACATGGCCAGATTTATTACCGAATTTAGATATTAAAATTCCTGAAATTCAATTATCTCCAAGACCACCACAGTTATGTCCAGGTTGTGGTCACCGGTCAGCATTTCATGCAATTAAATATGCTTTGAAAGATACTGATATTACAGTAGCTGATATTGGATGTCATACTCTTGGATATTTAGAACCATATAATATGGGACAAGTATTATTATCAATGGGTCATTCAACATCTACGGCTTCAGGTTTATCATTATTTAATAAAACAAGAAATGTTGTAGCTTTTTTAGGTGACTCCACATTATTCCATGCAGGTATTCCGGGAATAATTAATGCTATTTTTAATAATCATAATTTAACCTTGATTATAATGGAAAATGGTACAACAGCTATGACAGGGCATCAAGATTTACCATCAATAGGTAAAAATATTAATGGCCCAACAGAAGCGGTTCCTATAAGGAAGATGTTAGAAGAATTAGGGGTTAAGTTTATTAGAGAGGTAGATACATATCAACAATCCAAATTAAGAGAATACGTTTTAGAAGCTCAAAAAGAAAAAGGATTAAAAGTTATAATAGCTAAACATCCGTGTATGTTAAAATTGACAAGGGAACAAAGGAAAAAAGGAATATATAAAAATAATAAGGTTGAAGTAACGGAAAAATGTGATCATCAATATGTATGTATAAGTGATTTTGGATGTCCTGCATATCAAATAACCCCTGAAGGAAATGTTTGGGTTCAAGAAGATTTATGTATTGGTGATGGTTCATGTGTTCAAACATGTCCTACAAATGCATTATCGTTTAAAATTGTATCCAAAGGGGGTAATAGATAA
- the glgP gene encoding alpha-glucan family phosphorylase: MEFISKINVLPKVPEKLSRLPELSKNLWWTWNYDAQEIFERIDEKLWIEVNRNPVLFLKKVSQKKLNEAEENNAIVSLYSQVIEKFDKYMKAENTWFKSTHREYKGGEFAYFCAEYGLHESFPNYSGGLGVLAGDHLKSSSDLGIPLVAVGLLYKQGYFEQRINSEGWQESIFNPYDFDNFPVVPVKDEEGNEVFISVEMDNRKVYAKIWKLQVGRINLIYLDTDIPQNDPEDRMITYQLYGGDQEMRIRQEILLGIGGVRALRAIGYNPSVWHMNEGHSAFLGLERIREFVQEKGLTFKEAVQAVKASGVFTTHTPVPAGHDAFPFHLMDKYFRDYWPQLKASRREFLDLGAEIRPDGSELFSMTTLALNLSSRANGVSKLHGEVSRDLAKDIWKGLEAVEVPITHVTNGVHATTWISKELQDLFSNYLGKDWHENVDDPDLWKKIDNIPDEELWNVRKSLKKKLIEFIHERTKLQRMRHGETVEQLEEIEEILNPDALTIGFARRFATYKRATLIFKDLDRLKRILNNPERPVQLIFAGKAHPADKPGQELIKRIYEISRMPEFKDKIVFVENYDMNVARHLVAGVDVWLNNPRRPREASGTSGQKAGMNGSPNFSVLDGWWVEGYNGKNGWAIGDERDYIDLELQDRIDSVSMYNTLEKEIVPLYYDHNEELGVSREWIKIMKESIISVTSFFNTHRMLKEYTQKLYMTAAELGEKFVKSNFEITKKFSNWVEILERNWDSIKIKVLSNVNEDVEYSTGGNIEVKAEVYLPGIGPDSVLTQIILAKLEDNKVVSLKSFDMKLVKEVNKDTYLFEGEFEVDERGQYGWNVRVVPYNPIMPYQHYLIGFVKYPQ, translated from the coding sequence ATGGAATTTATTTCAAAGATAAATGTATTACCTAAGGTACCAGAAAAATTATCAAGGTTACCTGAATTAAGTAAGAATCTTTGGTGGACATGGAACTACGATGCACAGGAGATATTTGAGAGGATAGATGAAAAGTTATGGATAGAGGTTAATCGAAATCCTGTATTGTTCTTGAAAAAAGTTAGTCAAAAAAAATTAAATGAGGCAGAAGAAAATAATGCTATTGTTTCATTGTATTCTCAAGTTATAGAAAAATTCGATAAATATATGAAAGCAGAAAACACATGGTTTAAATCAACACACAGAGAATATAAAGGTGGAGAATTCGCGTATTTTTGTGCAGAATACGGACTACATGAATCATTCCCGAATTACTCGGGTGGCTTGGGGGTATTAGCTGGAGATCATTTGAAATCATCTAGTGATTTAGGTATTCCATTAGTTGCTGTTGGTCTATTGTATAAACAAGGGTATTTTGAGCAACGAATTAATTCAGAGGGATGGCAGGAATCTATCTTTAATCCGTATGATTTTGATAATTTTCCAGTAGTACCTGTTAAAGATGAAGAAGGAAATGAAGTTTTTATTTCTGTTGAAATGGATAATAGAAAAGTATATGCGAAAATCTGGAAATTACAAGTAGGAAGAATTAACTTAATATATCTGGATACAGATATTCCACAAAATGATCCTGAGGATAGAATGATTACGTATCAATTATATGGTGGAGACCAAGAAATGAGAATTAGGCAAGAAATTTTATTGGGAATTGGTGGAGTAAGGGCTCTAAGAGCGATAGGATATAATCCGTCAGTTTGGCATATGAATGAAGGGCATTCAGCATTTTTAGGATTGGAAAGAATTAGAGAATTTGTTCAAGAAAAAGGATTAACCTTTAAGGAAGCTGTTCAAGCTGTAAAGGCAAGTGGTGTATTTACTACACACACACCAGTACCAGCGGGGCATGATGCTTTTCCGTTTCATTTGATGGATAAATACTTTAGGGATTACTGGCCACAGTTAAAAGCATCTAGAAGAGAATTCTTAGATTTAGGAGCAGAAATAAGGCCAGATGGATCAGAATTGTTCTCTATGACAACATTAGCATTAAATCTATCTTCAAGAGCTAATGGCGTAAGTAAATTACATGGCGAAGTATCTAGAGATTTAGCAAAAGATATTTGGAAAGGGTTAGAAGCAGTTGAAGTGCCAATTACACATGTAACTAACGGTGTTCATGCGACAACATGGATTTCTAAAGAATTGCAAGACCTATTTTCTAATTATCTTGGTAAAGATTGGCATGAAAATGTTGATGATCCAGATTTGTGGAAAAAAATAGATAATATACCAGATGAGGAATTATGGAATGTTAGAAAATCATTGAAGAAGAAATTAATTGAATTTATTCATGAGAGAACGAAATTGCAAAGAATGAGACATGGTGAAACAGTTGAACAATTAGAAGAAATAGAGGAAATACTTAATCCGGATGCTTTAACAATAGGTTTTGCTAGAAGATTTGCTACCTATAAAAGAGCAACATTAATATTTAAAGATTTAGATAGACTTAAGAGAATATTAAATAATCCTGAAAGACCAGTTCAATTAATATTCGCTGGTAAGGCGCATCCTGCTGATAAGCCAGGTCAAGAGTTAATAAAGAGAATATATGAAATTTCCAGAATGCCAGAATTTAAAGATAAAATTGTATTTGTTGAAAATTATGACATGAATGTTGCCAGACATTTAGTTGCTGGTGTTGATGTTTGGTTAAATAATCCAAGAAGGCCAAGAGAAGCAAGTGGTACGAGTGGTCAAAAGGCTGGAATGAACGGTTCGCCAAACTTTAGTGTATTAGATGGTTGGTGGGTTGAAGGATATAATGGCAAAAATGGATGGGCTATAGGTGATGAAAGAGATTACATAGACTTAGAGTTACAAGATAGAATTGATAGTGTTTCTATGTATAATACATTGGAAAAAGAAATTGTACCGTTATATTATGATCACAATGAAGAATTAGGAGTATCAAGAGAATGGATAAAAATAATGAAAGAATCTATAATATCAGTAACATCATTCTTTAATACACATAGAATGCTAAAAGAATATACTCAAAAATTATATATGACTGCAGCTGAATTAGGAGAAAAATTTGTAAAAAGTAATTTTGAAATTACAAAAAAATTCTCAAATTGGGTTGAAATATTAGAGAGAAATTGGGATAGTATTAAAATTAAAGTTTTATCAAATGTAAATGAAGATGTTGAATATTCTACAGGAGGTAATATTGAAGTAAAAGCAGAAGTATATTTACCAGGAATAGGTCCAGATTCTGTTTTGACTCAAATTATCTTAGCTAAATTAGAAGATAATAAAGTTGTTTCTTTAAAATCATTTGATATGAAACTTGTTAAAGAAGTTAATAAGGATACATATCTTTTTGAGGGTGAATTTGAAGTAGATGAAAGAGGTCAATATGGTTGGAATGTAAGAGTAGTACCTTATAATCCAATAATGCCTTATCAACATTATCTAATAGGATTTGTAAAATATCCACAATAA